DNA sequence from the Parachlamydia acanthamoebae genome:
AAGAACGATGGGGAGTACCAAAAACATCTATCCTAGATCCTCTATTGCAAGTGAAATTTTTTGCGATTTAATGCAGAAAGGCAATCTAGAAATAGCGAAAGTTTTTTTAAAAGAATTTTACATGCAAAATCCTCCCCAATTTTTATGCAGGGACTACCACGTAAATACATACTTGGAAGAAAAGTTCGACATGTTTATAAAGAATGGCGATCTAAAAAATGCCCTAAATTTAACAAAAATCATTTATGAAATCGAAACCGAAAGAAAAACGTTCTCCTATATCTATATAAAATTCTTTAGGAAAATTGTCACATCTTATACCGAAAGCAATCAGTTAGAAAAAGCTAAAAAATTAATCAAAGATTATCATCTAGGTATTGAGCTTCTATAAAATATATTCAAATAATTTTGTTGTCTCACAAGAATTTTCAAGAATTTCTTTTCCAAGATAAGCTTGTTGCTGTAACGTTTTCACATGTCCTGTAGACCTATAAAGGAATTTTGGACAATTGATAAATAGAGCTTCTTTGTTCAACAGCTGTTTAACAGACTTTGTGAAAGATGCTTTTTGATCTTCAGCAATAAAATTGCTTACATTACTTAGGTAAAGAGTATCTATCACAATATCATGACGATCTAAGGTGTTTCTTATTTTAGCAAATGTTTCATAATGAGAAAGATCTTCTGTAATAGGAATAATGGCTCCTCTCGACACAAGCTTTTGAATAAAGAGGTAGGATTTTTCATTTTCAAGCCAACTGCCTTCACGAGACAACTCTTTTTCTATCCGATCAGTAGGCAAACCTTGTTGATCTTCATGAAAAAATAATTCTCTCTGTTTTCCATGCAAGGAATTCAAGTAATGAATCATTTTCTGCTTAAAGATTTCCCGGGTCCCTGATGACTGGATGATCTCCATTGTTTTCTCAATAAATTTGGCATTTTGTGGGTTAAAATCAATAATCAATCCATAGTTTGAGTTTCTTTGGACCATCATATCAAAATTATACCATGCTGCACAACCTATGTGGATGGTTTTAGCCCCATGATTAGGTCGTGGATGTGCTCTTAACTTTTGATAGATCGTTGCTAAGTTAGTTTCATTGGTTGTGATATAAATGCCATAAATTTGATCGGCTACATGGGGATTATTAAAAGATGCTAATGTTTTCGTTATCGAATCCTGTGAAAATACTTTTTGCCATATTGTAAAAGATTTATCGAGGGTTTTGATTTTTTTATAGCATCTTTTTGTCGCTTTTAAAGGATGGTATATCCACCCAATGGAGAAAAAAGCAATCCATCCAGCTATTTTTTTGCCTGTACATTTTTTGTTTTTCCATGGAAAGCAAATAAAGTTCAGACATTTATTGATGGAGCTAAGAGGTGACATAGATGATCCTTTCGTTTAACAGGCAAACCATAAAAAATTCCCCTCAAATAAGCAAACGTTAATATTAATGCCTGCATTCAGAAAAGTAAGTTTCCCACC
Encoded proteins:
- a CDS encoding LIC_10091 family protein translates to MSPLSSINKCLNFICFPWKNKKCTGKKIAGWIAFFSIGWIYHPLKATKRCYKKIKTLDKSFTIWQKVFSQDSITKTLASFNNPHVADQIYGIYITTNETNLATIYQKLRAHPRPNHGAKTIHIGCAAWYNFDMMVQRNSNYGLIIDFNPQNAKFIEKTMEIIQSSGTREIFKQKMIHYLNSLHGKQRELFFHEDQQGLPTDRIEKELSREGSWLENEKSYLFIQKLVSRGAIIPITEDLSHYETFAKIRNTLDRHDIVIDTLYLSNVSNFIAEDQKASFTKSVKQLLNKEALFINCPKFLYRSTGHVKTLQQQAYLGKEILENSCETTKLFEYIL